One window of the Melanotaenia boesemani isolate fMelBoe1 chromosome 14, fMelBoe1.pri, whole genome shotgun sequence genome contains the following:
- the nr2f6b gene encoding nuclear receptor subfamily 2 group F member 6b isoform X1 — MAMVSGGWGNPNGDTNGLGDKAYLRREEEDGSPHAGSSDVDVGDEDKACVVDCVVCGDKSSGKHYGVFTCEGCKSFFKRSIRRNLSYSCRSNRECQIDQHHRNQCQYCRLKKCFRVGMRKEGIRPSYTAAVQRGRIPPSHSGISPNSLSGGVGGAGPGHIGADYFNGQPVSELISQLLRAEPYPSNRYGAPYSQAQMQASASGASVMGIDSICELAARLLFSTIEWARNIPYFPELPVSEQVALLRLSWSELFILNAAQSALPLHMAPLLAAAGFHSSPMSAERVVSFMDQVRVFQDQVDKLNRLQVDSAEYSCLKAIALFSPDACGLTDPAHVESLQEKAQVALTEYERLQYPNQPQRFGRLLLRLPALRAVPANLISQLFFMRLVGKTPIETLIRDMQLSGSSISWPYAPGQ; from the exons ATGGCCATGGTGAGCGGGGGATGGGGCAACCCCAATGGGGACACTAATGGACTTGGGGATAAGGCTTAcctgaggagggaggaggaggatgggtCACCCCATGCTGGGAGCAGCGATGTGGATGTTGGGGACGAGGACAAGGCCTGCGTGGTTGACTGTGTGGTGTGTGGAGACAAGTCCAGTGGGAAGCACTACGGTGTGTTCACCTGCGAGGGCTGCAAGAGCTTCTTCAAGAGGAGCATCAGGAGAAACCTCAGCTACTCCTGCAG aTCAAACAGAGAATGTCAAATCGACCAGCATCACCGAAACCAGTGCCAATACTGTCGTCTAAAGAAGTGTTTCAGAGTTGGGATGCGCAAAGAAGGTatcagaccttcatacacagcag CTGTCCAGCGAGGTCGCATCCCTCCATCTCACTCAGGTATCAGTCCAAACTCCCTGTCTGGAGGGGTTGGAGGTGCAGGTCCAGGTCACATTGGAGCAGACTATTTTAATGGGCAGCCAGTGTCAGAGCTCATCTCCCAGCTCCTGCGGGCTGAACCGTACCCCAGCAACCGATATGGGGCCCCATACAGCCAGGCACAGATGCAAGCATCTGCTAGCGGAGCCTCTGTTATGGGCATCGACAGCATCTGTGAGCTGGCAGCCCGCCTCCTCTTCAGCACCATTGAGTGGGCTAGAAACATCCCATACTTCCCAGAACTCCCAGTCTCAGAGCAG GTGGCGCTGCTGAGGCTGAGTTGGAGTGAGCTGTTCATCTTGAATGCAGCTCAGTCTGCTCTGCCTCTGCACATGGCTCCTCTGCTGGCAGCAGCTGGCTTTCATTCATCGCCCATGTCTGCTGAACGTGTGGTGTCCTTCATGGATCAGGTCAGGGTTTTTCAAGACCAAGTGGATAAGCTGAACCGGCTGCAGGTGGACTCAGCTGAGTACAGCTGCCTTAAAGCTATTGCACTCTTTTCCCCAG ATGCATGTGGTCTGACAGACCCAGCCCATGTAGAGTCCCTGCAGGAGAAGGCCCAAGTCGCCCTTACTGAGTATGAGAGGCTGCAGTATCCCAACCAGCCTCAGCGTTTCGGCCGCTTACTGCTGCGCCTCCCCGCTCTGCGTGCCGTGCCAGCAAATCTCATCTCCCAGCTTTTCTTCATGAGGCTGGTGGGCAAGACGCCCATTGAGACTCTGATCCGAGACATGCAGCTATCAGGAAGCTCCATCAGCTGGCCCTATGCTCCAGGACAGTGA
- the nr2f6b gene encoding nuclear receptor subfamily 2 group F member 6b isoform X2, translating to MAMVSGGWGNPNGDTNGLGDKAYLRREEEDGSPHAGSSDVDVGDEDKACVVDCVVCGDKSSGKHYGVFTCEGCKSFFKRSIRRNLSYSCRSNRECQIDQHHRNQCQYCRLKKCFRVGMRKEAVQRGRIPPSHSGISPNSLSGGVGGAGPGHIGADYFNGQPVSELISQLLRAEPYPSNRYGAPYSQAQMQASASGASVMGIDSICELAARLLFSTIEWARNIPYFPELPVSEQVALLRLSWSELFILNAAQSALPLHMAPLLAAAGFHSSPMSAERVVSFMDQVRVFQDQVDKLNRLQVDSAEYSCLKAIALFSPDACGLTDPAHVESLQEKAQVALTEYERLQYPNQPQRFGRLLLRLPALRAVPANLISQLFFMRLVGKTPIETLIRDMQLSGSSISWPYAPGQ from the exons ATGGCCATGGTGAGCGGGGGATGGGGCAACCCCAATGGGGACACTAATGGACTTGGGGATAAGGCTTAcctgaggagggaggaggaggatgggtCACCCCATGCTGGGAGCAGCGATGTGGATGTTGGGGACGAGGACAAGGCCTGCGTGGTTGACTGTGTGGTGTGTGGAGACAAGTCCAGTGGGAAGCACTACGGTGTGTTCACCTGCGAGGGCTGCAAGAGCTTCTTCAAGAGGAGCATCAGGAGAAACCTCAGCTACTCCTGCAG aTCAAACAGAGAATGTCAAATCGACCAGCATCACCGAAACCAGTGCCAATACTGTCGTCTAAAGAAGTGTTTCAGAGTTGGGATGCGCAAAGAAG CTGTCCAGCGAGGTCGCATCCCTCCATCTCACTCAGGTATCAGTCCAAACTCCCTGTCTGGAGGGGTTGGAGGTGCAGGTCCAGGTCACATTGGAGCAGACTATTTTAATGGGCAGCCAGTGTCAGAGCTCATCTCCCAGCTCCTGCGGGCTGAACCGTACCCCAGCAACCGATATGGGGCCCCATACAGCCAGGCACAGATGCAAGCATCTGCTAGCGGAGCCTCTGTTATGGGCATCGACAGCATCTGTGAGCTGGCAGCCCGCCTCCTCTTCAGCACCATTGAGTGGGCTAGAAACATCCCATACTTCCCAGAACTCCCAGTCTCAGAGCAG GTGGCGCTGCTGAGGCTGAGTTGGAGTGAGCTGTTCATCTTGAATGCAGCTCAGTCTGCTCTGCCTCTGCACATGGCTCCTCTGCTGGCAGCAGCTGGCTTTCATTCATCGCCCATGTCTGCTGAACGTGTGGTGTCCTTCATGGATCAGGTCAGGGTTTTTCAAGACCAAGTGGATAAGCTGAACCGGCTGCAGGTGGACTCAGCTGAGTACAGCTGCCTTAAAGCTATTGCACTCTTTTCCCCAG ATGCATGTGGTCTGACAGACCCAGCCCATGTAGAGTCCCTGCAGGAGAAGGCCCAAGTCGCCCTTACTGAGTATGAGAGGCTGCAGTATCCCAACCAGCCTCAGCGTTTCGGCCGCTTACTGCTGCGCCTCCCCGCTCTGCGTGCCGTGCCAGCAAATCTCATCTCCCAGCTTTTCTTCATGAGGCTGGTGGGCAAGACGCCCATTGAGACTCTGATCCGAGACATGCAGCTATCAGGAAGCTCCATCAGCTGGCCCTATGCTCCAGGACAGTGA
- the LOC121653274 gene encoding occludin-like, producing MFDKQHYESPPVYSPPFTPPSNNGFGPTDSFHGPQSDYNAYPPPPGSYYIEDKPQHFYKWLSPPGIIKAMMATVVVLCVAIFACVASTLMWDIQYGYGMGMGYYGSGMGYGSGYVGSSYGSGYGGYGGYGGYGNYYGSYVSPYSAKTAMIAMAAINFVGSLAFFIATFSKSNTVRCRKFFLALLITCVLMAVLQGIINIVYIVGVNPMAQSSSNMLYNPMLVMCQSLYQTSYSQMGGVGGFPMYNQYLYHYCFVDPQEGVAMVCGFLVVIALAVAAFFAQKTRGKIWRYGKPNIYWDEPLVGGKASEGRDVEEWVNNVEESRSVQDAPTLQVSEKGGGLLNASANSVLSYPAVKVESNSYSGDDNQYSEQTTSRPSEVFSNGGRISSSPSEEAGGGRKPSANRGKRRRRNPELDESQYETEYTTGGETGNEVDAEEWESMYPEITSDAQRHDYKREFDADLREYKRLCAEMDDINDQLNKLSRQLDTLDDTSAKYQAVAEEYNQLKDLKQTSEYQSKKKLCRRLRHKLFHIKRMVKNYDKNH from the exons ATGTTTGACAAGCAGCATTACGAGAGCCCACCAGTCTACAGTCCTCCTTTCACTCCTCCATCCAACAATGGCTTTGGCCCGACTGACAGCTTCCATGGCCCTCAGAGTGATTACAACGCATACCCACCTCCACCAGGATCTTACTACATTGAGGACAAACCACAGCACTTCTACAAATGGCTGTCACCTCCTGGGATCATCAAGGCCATGATGGCTACAGTGGTAGTGCTGTGTGTGGCGATATTTGCCTGCGTGGCTTCAACTCTCATGTGGGACATCCAGTACGGCTACGGCATGGGAATGGGTTACTATGGTTCCGGTATGGGCTATGGCAGTGGATATGTTGGGAGCAGCTATGGCTCAGGGTATGGCGGTTATGGTGGTTATGGCGGCTATGGAAACTATTATGGCTCATATGTTTCTCCTTATTCAGCCAAAACTGCCATGATTGCCATGGCTGCCATTAACTTTGTAGGCTCACTAGCCTTCTTCATTGCCACCTTCTCTAAATCCAACACAGTGCGTTGCCGAAAGTTCTTCCTTGCTCTCCTGATAACCTGCGTCCTCATGGCTGTCCTGCAG GGCATCATAAACATTGTCTACATTGTCGGGGTGAATCCGATGGCGCAGAGCTCTTCTAATATGTTGTACAATCCAATGCTCGTGATGTGCCAGAGCCTCTATCAGACCAGCTACTCCCAGATGGGTGGAGTTGGAGGCTTCCCCATGTATAACCAGTACCTGTACCATTACTGCTTTGTGGACCCACAGGAG GGAGTTGCCATGGTGTGTGGATTCCTGGTTGTCATTGCTTTGGCAGTTGCTGCTTTTTTTGCCCAAAAAacaagagggaagatctggcgCTATGgaaaaccaaatatttactgGGATGAGCCTCTGGTTGGTGGGAAGGCCTCAGAGGGCAGAGATGTGGAGGAATGG GTGAACAATGTAGAGGAAAGCCGCAGTGTTCAGGATGCCCCGACTCTGCAGGTGTCAGAGAAGGGAGGTGGGCTGCTCAATGCTTCAGCTAACAGTGTCCTTTCCTACCCTGCAGTCAAGGTGGAAAGCAACTCCTACAGCGGGGATGACAACCA ATACTCTGAGCAAACAACCAGCCGTCCGTCTGAAGTGTTTTCTAATGGTGGCAGGATTAGCTCCAGTCCCTCAGAGGAGGCAGGTGGAGGCCGAAAACCCTCTGCCAACAGGGGCAAGAGACGAAGGCGTAACCCAGAATTGGATGAATCTCAGTATGAAACAGAGTACACCACAGGAGGAGAGACTGGCAATGAAGTTGATGCAGAAGAATGGGAGAG TATGTACCCAGAAATAACTTCAGATGCCCAGCGACATGACTATAAGAGAGAGTTTGACGCCGACCTTCGGGAGTACAAGCGCCTGTGTGCCGAGATGGATGACATTAATGATCAGCTAAATAAACTCAGCCGGCAACTGGACACACTGGATGACACCTCTGCCAAATACCAG GCTGTTGCAGAGGAATATAACCAGCTGAAGGATCTGAAGCAG ACTTCAGAATACCAATCCAAGAAGAAACTGTGTCGCAGGCTTAGACACAAACTGTTCCACATTAAACGCATGGTGAAGAACTACGACAAGAACCACTGA